The Cutaneotrichosporon cavernicola HIS019 DNA, chromosome: 5 DNA segment GGCATGGCTCTTaacctcgaggccgacaacGTCGGTGTTACCATCTTCGGTAACGACCGTCTTATCAAGGAGGGTGACACCGTCAAGCGTACCGGCGAGATTGTCGACGTCCCCGTTGGCCccggccttctcggccgtgtcgtcgacgctctCGGCAACCCCATTGACGGCAAGGGCCCCATCGAGGCCATCGGCCGCACCAAGGCCCAGGTCAAGGCCCCCGGTATTCTCCCCCGTCGCTCGGTCCACGAGCCCATGATGACCGGTATGAAGTCGGTCGACTCGCTCGTCCCCATTGGCCGTGGCCAGCGTGAGCTCATCATTGGTGACCGTCAGACTGGCAAGTCGGCCGTCGCTATCGACACTATCCTTAACCAGAAGAAGTGGAACGACGGCAACGACGAGTCCAAGAAGCTCTACTGCGTCtacgtcgccgtcggccaGAAGCGTTCGACTgtcgcccagctcgtcaagaccctcgaggagaacgaCGCCCTCAAGTACTCGATCATTGTCGCCGCTACCGCCTCGGACGCCGCGCCCCTCCAGTACCTCGCCCccttctcggcctgcgcCATGGGCGAGTGGTTCCGTGACAACGGCAAGCACGCCCTCATCATCTACGACGACCTTTCCAAGCAGGCCGTCGCGTACCGTCAGATGTcgctccttctccgtcGTCCCCCCGGTCGTGAGGCTTACCCCGGTGACGTCTTCTACCTCCACTCGCGTCTCCTTGAGCGTGCCGCCAAGATGAACGAGAACTACGGTGGTGGCTCGCTTACTGCCCTCCCCATCATTGAGACCCAGGGTGGTGACGTCTCGGCTTACATTCCCACCAACGTCATTTCGATTACCGACGGCCAGATCTTCCTCGAGGCTGAGCTCTTCTTCAAGGGTATCCGCCCCGCCATCAACGTCGGTCTTTCGGTCTCGCGTGTCGGTTCGGCTGCCCAGACCAAGCTCATGAAGTCCGTTGCCGGTTCGCTCAAGCTCTACCTCGCTCAGTACCGTGAGGTCGCCGCCTTCGCCCAGTTCGGCTcggacctcgacgcctcGACCCGCTACCTCCTCAACCGTGGTGCCCGTCTTaccgagctcctcaagcagCCCCAGTTCTCGCCCATGGCCACTGAGATCATGGCTCCCCTCATCTACGCCGGTGTCAACGGTCTCCTTGACAAGGTCCCCACCGAGCAGATCACCGCCTGGGAGAAGTCGTTCACTGAGGTCCTCAAGAACCAGCACCAgcccctcctcgagaagctTTCGGGCGGTGTCCTCACCCCTGagatcgagaaggagatgaaGGCCGTCATTGAGGGCCACGTCGCCGACTTCGTCGCTGCCTAAGCGCCTAACAGCCAACATAGGGGAATAGGGGTAGTCTAGGTTACGTCTACAGCTAGTCGAGCTTGGATGCTCTGGAAAAAATGCATCGAGATTGAAAGATGACTGGGTCGAGGAAGTCAGCTGTTGTCTGTGTTCGTCTGTGCTTGCGGGTGCGTGGGCCATAAAGTCCCGTGGGCCCGAGGCCTCGACGCCAATCATGAGAGAGATGAAGGATGATCTCGGAGGATTCAACAGCCACTCAAGCTGACATGAGGAGATTTGCCAGTCTGTGCGCTGACTTCCGACTTCGGCACTCGCGTCGCGCCCCCATTTCCCACTGGCTGACCAACACATCGCAGCAAACAGAAGTCGGAAGTGGCGCTTTGCCCGCAAGATACGTTTGCTGATGATAAATACATGTTCTTACGACTATGCTATGCAAAGGAAACGGAAAGGTATCTCACTCAGCCATGCCATTCACATCATTCTCCGGCGTCTCATCGCCATTAGTGGCGCACGCTTCcccctcgcgcgcctcgacgccatcaGTGGCGCTTGCCGTGCCCTCAAGTGCTTCTCGACCGTTCGTCCAAGTCGGTTGAGCGCTcgcacgcgcacgcgcacTCCGCTCTGCCTCGGCTTTTGCGACAGCCTTCCCCTTCCGCTTGTCCCCCTGCTTCTTCTTCCGCGCGAAGCCCTCGAGCAGCCGCGCCTGGTCTTCCACAGATGCTTCCTCTGGATTGCGCAGGCGAGCTTCCCGGCGTCTAAGGGGCATCTCGGGTTCTGGTTGTGTCGGAACCGCAGGTTCTGCCCACTTCACCGCCATCTTAACCTCGAGGCGACGCTTCTCCCACTCGATTTCGTGGTCGTTCTctccgagctcggcgagcttctcgcgcgcgagattGTATagtcgcgccgcctccgcctcagCAGCTTCTTCCGGTGCAGGAATGTCATCTCGTTCGCGCGCCCACGACGATGGGcgatcgaggtcgaggctCCGGATACAGATGGCGATAATCACCTCAGGGAGCAGGACGAAGCTTGCAAACTGCGAGCGTTCGTCATCGGCTAGTGTGGCGAGCCGTCCCGTGCTGCAGTGGTCCCGTACCCAGTCGGATAAAGCCAAGCCAGCCTGCTTGATCTCGCTGTTCTTAAagtcgccgagcgcgagctcctccttcaacctcgaccGATCGTCTTTGCCCTTGTAGAACGCTTCGACGCGCCACTTCGCGGGAATGTACCGGCCAGCGGCCAGATCCGTGAGGTGCCCCTGTAGCCTCCCAATCTGCTCGGACAGCGGGAGCGCGCGGAAGCGGTCGTACTCACTCGCGTCGTCCGGGAGGACCACAGACGTGGACTCGCCTGTGTGGACAGCGGAGGTCTCGTATTGGCCaatctggggtcagcaaTGTTACTCGCGCTACCTACTGTGACCTCTGCCATGGCTTCGCCCTCGTAGAGGAATAGGATTCCCCTACGTGTGGGGCGGTAGACCTTGCCATCCTGCGTCTGCACCTCGTAGAAATCACGGCTGCCTGCTGATTCTGCTAGTTCCATTCGCAGGAGCTTGGCCGGAAACCAGAGACGCCTGTACTTGACCAGGCAAGTGTCGCCAGGTGCCaccctgccgtcagctggAGCAGCGGGAGACTCACCCAGGGTGCATCGTCTTCTTCCACTTGGGCCCTTTTGGTGTCGGCGGATCGCTCAAGTCGTCATCATCGAACAAATCGGCCGTTAATAATGTGGCATTATGCCGACTGAGCGCAGTACCCAGATCGAGttcgtcatcgtcgtcgtcgtcttcctcgtcggaCAGGTAGAGCGTTGACGCTGACGGGCccgcgagctggcgcggcgagctaagaggcgaggaagacgcTGCcgttgaggtcggcgagacCGAGCCCTCCCGGGAGGGGACCTTCGGTggacgcgccgcgtcgcccaGGGAGGAGCTCCGCTTTTTGGTGGggcgcttctccttctcctcgtgGCGTTTCCGCTTCCTCGGCTGAGCTTTTGGCGCCGTGTTGGTCTGTGAACTCGGCGCGCTGTCGATGAGATTGAGCGTCTTGCGTCGAGAGTtgtcgcgcttgagcttTACCTCGCGATCCTGGTCCATGCTGCCTAGAAGGTCATCAAGGCTCGCcggtggtggggaggaagacggCACCGGAACGGCTATGGCCGGGGCCCGCTTCGCCGCGGATGGCTTCGCCTTCTGCGCTCTCTTGCTCTTATAAGTCTTTAGATGAACCCTTCTTGCTGGAGCCTTGGGATTGTATGGACTggaagggggagaggatgaactggacgcgctcgatgGGCTCGCGGGAGCGGAGGATAAGGGTGAGGACACGGGTGGTTTGGACTTGATAGGCCGCGGGTTGGCCATCTTGGAGTAGAATGGGAAATGGGACCTTGAAAGCGCGGGTGAGATATCAAcagagaggagagaagCGGCGTTAGGAAGGTTGACGTTGAAGGAGAGTGATGGATAGAAGATGAAAGGGAGTCTTGCGTGGTTGTGTGATGGGACTGTCACCTGTAATCGGTGACTTGTTGTTACTTgtccaacctccaccgcgcgcCCCTACGCCCTAcgccctccgccgcctAGTGCCTccaacaccaccaccagGTCACttgtacatgtacatgtaAAGATGAACGACTCCCCACCCCACGCCAGTTATCCCACATCATAATATCACGCCCCTATGATAAATCTGCTGAGAGATGTTTCGTCTCTATACCACACAGTACACAGCGTCATACGTATGCATAGGAAAGGTATAGCTGGTTCATCATTCCTTCCCAAACACCACGTCATTAGCCACGTGGTAATCGCCACCAGACGCGTCTGGATGTTGTGACACCCGCACATTCCACTTTCCGACCATCGCCCATTGTCATTCACCTCCACTCACCTactcctccgccgcgaTGGCCACCTCGCCAGGCAAGAAGGTCGACGTCCCGACCGTCTCCTTCCGCGTCATCACCGACGCTAAGGCCTTCGTAGGCCCGGCGGGCGTTCAAAGCGTgagtggtggagggcgTCCAGCGCTTACATCAGGAGCAGGCGCGATCTTATGGCTGTGAGTTTGGCATCCATGATCAAGTTGACGCAGCAGACAATGACTTTTCCTATTTTGAGAGGCCAGAGCACTACATCCGTCACATCGGTCAGCTATCGTCCTGAGAATTtgagctgacgacagagCCTATCGAGAGCGAGCTTGCAGTGCAAGTAGAGTacgacatggacgagcAGGGTGAGGCTCCGGACGGAACGTAGAGCTAACAACAGACCAGGAATGGCTGGACGCAGtcaacgccgagcgcaagaaggagcAGATGGGGCCAGTGTCGTACGAGCTCTTCGAAGTCATCATAGACAAACTAGAGAAGGAGTGGTTCAACCTCGTGAGCTACGTAGCTCTCTTTTGGCTAACACTAGATTAAGCGCATCCCGCAGCCGCAGAGCCACTTACCCGTTGAGGATTCGAAATGCGCCATATGTGACGACGGCGAAGGAGAGAACTCGAATGCCATCGTCTTCTGCGACGGTTgcaacctcgccgtccaCCAGGACTGCTACGGCGTTCCCTACATCCCCGAGGGCCAGTGGCTGTGCCGGAAGTGCACTGTGTCCCCAGAGAACCCCGTGGTGAGTCTACCGCCGGGTTACCGCTGACGTAGTCCTGCCTGTTCTGCCCGAACGAGGGCGGCGCATTCAAGCAAACCACAACTGGGCTATGGTCACACCTACTGTGTGCCATATGGATCCCCGAACTGGGTGTTGGCAACTCGATATACATGGAACCTGTCGAGAGCGTCGAGAACGTCCCCAAGAGCCGATGGAAACTCGTGTGCTCTCTGTGCAAGGAGCGCGTTGGCGCGTGCATCCAGTGTGAGAAACCGAGCTGCTTCACCGCATTCCACGTGACGTGCGCGCGCCAGGCGGGTCTGCTCATGAGCATGAAGTTAATGGGCGCGGACGGGCAGCTCAAGGCGTTCTGCGACAAGCATCTGCCAGTGAGTTCCAGCCTCTCACAgcagctgacgacaggcgGACTGGCGGTTGGCCtccgaggcggacgacATTGATGACGAGTCGTACCATGGCTCTGAGGAAGACTCCGAGGACGCACCATCCCCTGCTTCCCCAAGAAAACGTAAGCGCAACgactcgacgacgacacgtCCAACGACTATAACGACCAAGTCGGCGCGTGCACACGCCAAGTCGTACAGACCTGGGCCGCCTATCGTGCCGCGCATGATCGTGaaccgcctcgtcgattACGTTGCAAAGGTGTCGATCAACAAGCGTAACCTCTTCATCGAGCGCCTATGTCGATACTGGAGTCTGAAACGAGAGGCACGGCGTGGCGCGCCACTGCTGAAgcgcctccaccttgaACCGTggaccgcgacgacggaATCGCGTGACGAGACGGAAGCAGAGAAGGTGAAGAAGCTCGAgttcctcgtcgcgctccgcAACGACCTTGAGAAGGTGCGCCTGCTCGCTGAGCTCGTGCGGAAGCgtgagaaggagaagcttCGTCAGGCACAGGTCATCAaggacgtcgtcgagagCTTCGTGTTCCAGCACTTCACTGCGTTACGGGCGGCGTACGAACGCATCGCCGCTctcgacaaggaggacattttcctccaccccgtcgacaaggacgaggtgccCGACTATTACGAGGTGATCAAAGAACCGATCTGTTTCTCCGACATCGATGAGAAGATCGACAACGTCATCTACCGCAACGTGGCGGAGTTCAAGGTGACCCTGCCTGTTCCCAAAGCAAGCTAACGCCAGCACGACATCAGCCTTGTATTCGCGAACGCACAGGTGTACAACAAGTCGGACACGGCGTTTTACCGTCGTGCCGGTCGGTACAAATCGCTTGCGGAGCCGATTCTCTCTG contains these protein-coding regions:
- the ATP1 gene encoding uncharacterized protein (Produces ATP from ADP in the presence of a proton gradient across the membrane), which gives rise to MRSALAQSLRAASGRRMAVRSYATAKPAASEVSSILESRIAGTSVGGDVQETGRVLTIGDGIARVYGLRNVQAEEMVEFSSGVRGMALNLEADNVGVTIFGNDRLIKEGDTVKRTGEIVDVPVGPGLLGRVVDALGNPIDGKGPIEAIGRTKAQVKAPGILPRRSVHEPMMTGMKSVDSLVPIGRGQRELIIGDRQTGKSAVAIDTILNQKKWNDGNDESKKLYCVYVAVGQKRSTVAQLVKTLEENDALKYSIIVAATASDAAPLQYLAPFSACAMGEWFRDNGKHALIIYDDLSKQAVAYRQMSLLLRRPPGREAYPGDVFYLHSRLLERAAKMNENYGGGSLTALPIIETQGGDVSAYIPTNVISITDGQIFLEAELFFKGIRPAINVGLSVSRVGSAAQTKLMKSVAGSLKLYLAQYREVAAFAQFGSDLDASTRYLLNRGARLTELLKQPQFSPMATEIMAPLIYAGVNGLLDKVPTEQITAWEKSFTEVLKNQHQPLLEKLSGGVLTPEIEKEMKAVIEGHVADFVAA